Proteins from a genomic interval of Rosa chinensis cultivar Old Blush chromosome 2, RchiOBHm-V2, whole genome shotgun sequence:
- the LOC112183866 gene encoding uncharacterized protein LOC112183866, with protein MCYICKETGTCLFVDNYLLPSTYLDAYNPINYPIVGDDNWEPVDYPIAPSPYKKQAGRPKMKRIKEPGEGKAPPAPDASKLSRNLYGTKMTCMICKQKGHNKRGCSTIKNQSQQDEGSSKGNKAPKKQQAKRTTAPKGLRNVLKQIITSRRAWKKRKEAGETKSTRTAQASSSQREHRATEIASCTSSQNVQQPSSQFIEHSQTSSKWASF; from the exons ATGTGCTATATTTGCAAAGAAACTGGAACCTGCCTGTTTGTGGACAATTATTTGTTACCCTCTACTTATCTTGATGCATATAATCCTATCAACTACCCAATTGTTGGAGATGATAATTGGGAGCCGGTGGACTACCCAATTGCTCCTTCACCATACAAGAAACAAGCAGGGAGGCCTAAAATGAAGAGAATCAAAGAACCTGGAGAGGGAAAAGCACCACCTGCCCCTGATGCAAGCAAGCTGTCTAGAAACCTTTATGGAACAAAGATGACCTGCATGATATGTAAGCAGAAGGGACACAACAAGAGAGGTTGCTCAACCATTAAGAATCAATCT CAACAAGATGAAGGAAGCTCTAAGGGCAACAAAGCACCAAAGAAGCAGCAG GCTAAGAGAACAACTGCTCCAAAAGGACTTAGGAATGTCTTGAAACAAATTATCACATCAAGGAGGGCATGGAAGAAGAGGAAAGAAGCTGGGGAAACCAAGTCAACTAGGACTGCCCAAGCTTCATCTTCACAAAGAGAGCATCGAGCAACAGAGATTGCCTCTTGTACATCATCACAGAATGTGCAGCAGCCAAGTTCACAATTTATCGAGCATAGTCAAACTTCCTCAAAATGGGCAAGcttttga